DNA from Mycolicibacterium alvei:
TCACGTCTGCACCCGAGCGCCGATCACATCCCGAAAGAGCGCCTGCCGAAGGGCCAGTTCTCTCGGATCGCTGACCACGTGGAAGCCCATCTTGTTCGGCACGTACGCGAAGCCGGTGCCGGTATCCGGGTCGGCGAATCCGAATGAACCGCCGGCCCCGCAGGTGCCGAACGCGTGGTCGGACGAGCCGAAGACGCTCGGAACTGGTGGCTTCAAGAAGCCGAGCGACCATGAGGCATCCAGGTGTAAAAGCGTGTCGTGCAATCCGTTTGCCGGGGGTACCGCCGACGCTTTCAACGCCTCGAGGGTCGTCGACGACAAGCCGATCCCGGCGCCGTCGGTGGCGGCGTCGCCGTACAGCCGCGCAATGGACCGCGCGGTTCCGGTGCCGTTTCCCGCCGGCATCTCGACAACGCGCAACTCATCGCGGTTGAACTCGTCCAAAGCCTTGACGCCGGGCGGTATGGCGGCGCGGGCGGTAAGGCTGCGTGGATTCATCATCGCAAGGACGAAGCCCGGCGGAAGCGTGTGGAGATGCAACAGCATTTGGGCCGCCGAGAACGCGTGCAGGTGCGCCACGCGGTCGCGATCGACCGACTCCGGTAGCCCGATGTAGAAATCCAATCCGAGCGGTGCGGCGATCTCCTCGGCGAAGAACCGACCGAGCGTCCGCCCCGCGGGGTCGGTACGCCGGATCAGTTCACTCACGTACGGGCCCAGGCCCCAGGGGTGATAGCCGTGCCGAGTTCCCGGGGTCCAGGCGGGTCGCTGGACCGCGAGCTTCGCCGACGCTTGCGCCGGGTCGGCATAGTCGCCCAGCGTCAACGGCGGGGAGGAAACAGCCAATCCTGCCTGATACGAAAGCAATTGCCGGACCGTGACGGAATCCTTGCCGTTCTGGGCGAACTCGGGCCAGTAGTCAGCCACTGGTGTGTCATACGCGACGTATCCGCGCGAGACGGCCAGCGCCACGGTCAGCGCGGCGATCCCTTTCGTCGTCGAGAAGACGATCACCATCGTGTCGTGCTCCCACGGTGAGTGCGTCGTCCCGTTGCGGTAGCCACCCCACAGATCGACGACCTTGCGGCCGTCGCGATAGGCGGCGACGGCGGCACCGATCTCACTTCCGCCGTCGAGGTTGCGACGAAACGCGTCGACGACCTTCCCGTAACCCTCGTTGACGCCGCCGCCAACCAGATCGGGTGAAACCCTGACCCTGTGAGCCATGTCGTTGCTCCCACCGCCGAGCGGACACCGGTCGCTATCGGCCCCTCGAAGATGATGCTAGTACTCACTTTCCCATTCATTGAGAACCCTCATTGACAATTACGGCCACCGCGACCGACAGTGCAAGACGTCCACGGAACGAAAGGCACGTCATTGAGCACGAACCAGCTCGACCAGCTCAACGAACTCGGCTACTACGCCGTGACCCGCCACCCCGCGGATGTCCGGGTGGTTCTGCCCGAAGCCCGGACCGCAGACGAGCTCGGCCTGGGCTCGTGCCACATCGGTGAACGTTTCACGGTGAAGGATCCCGCGGTTCTCTCCGGCGCGGTCGCAGGCGCCAGCACGACGCTGGGGATCGCGCCGTCGACGAATTACCACACCCGGCACCCCACGGTAACCGCGACGATCGGGTCGACGATGCACGCCCTCACCGAGGGCCGCTTCGCGATGGCGTTCGGGCGCGGTATGGCGGCGTACTGGCAGGCGATCGGCCTGCCTGTGGTGACCGAGGCGCGTCTGCGTGACTTCTTCGGGATCCTGCGCCGACTCTGGGCCGGCGAGATGATCCTCGATCACGACGGGCCGGCAGGGAAATACCCGTTCCTGCGCCACGCGAGCGGCCTGCCCGACGGCCCTCCGATCGGCCTGGTAGCGGTCGGCCCCAAGACCATGGAACTTGCCGGCGAGATCGCGGATTTCGTTGTGCTCCATACCTTTTTCTCCGACGAGGCGACGACGTCGTCGGTCGCCGCAGTGCGCCGCGGGGCGGAACGCGCCGGCCGAGATCCCGACAGCGTCCGCATCTGGGCGTGCCTGGCGACGGTCCCCGACGCGTTGTCGCCGGAGGATCAG
Protein-coding regions in this window:
- a CDS encoding serine hydrolase domain-containing protein, with translation MAHRVRVSPDLVGGGVNEGYGKVVDAFRRNLDGGSEIGAAVAAYRDGRKVVDLWGGYRNGTTHSPWEHDTMVIVFSTTKGIAALTVALAVSRGYVAYDTPVADYWPEFAQNGKDSVTVRQLLSYQAGLAVSSPPLTLGDYADPAQASAKLAVQRPAWTPGTRHGYHPWGLGPYVSELIRRTDPAGRTLGRFFAEEIAAPLGLDFYIGLPESVDRDRVAHLHAFSAAQMLLHLHTLPPGFVLAMMNPRSLTARAAIPPGVKALDEFNRDELRVVEMPAGNGTGTARSIARLYGDAATDGAGIGLSSTTLEALKASAVPPANGLHDTLLHLDASWSLGFLKPPVPSVFGSSDHAFGTCGAGGSFGFADPDTGTGFAYVPNKMGFHVVSDPRELALRQALFRDVIGARVQT
- a CDS encoding TIGR03857 family LLM class F420-dependent oxidoreductase, whose product is MSTNQLDQLNELGYYAVTRHPADVRVVLPEARTADELGLGSCHIGERFTVKDPAVLSGAVAGASTTLGIAPSTNYHTRHPTVTATIGSTMHALTEGRFAMAFGRGMAAYWQAIGLPVVTEARLRDFFGILRRLWAGEMILDHDGPAGKYPFLRHASGLPDGPPIGLVAVGPKTMELAGEIADFVVLHTFFSDEATTSSVAAVRRGAERAGRDPDSVRIWACLATVPDALSPEDQMRRGVGRLATYLQAYADVLVTSNGWDPAVWERIKQTELFADAATAGPIDASASFETLQRIAELIPAEWLDSVAKGSPQDCAKTIARQYGLGTHSVIMHGASPHELAPVVQAYRDNRPTLRRAVAANPGRFA